Genomic window (Culex pipiens pallens isolate TS chromosome 3, TS_CPP_V2, whole genome shotgun sequence):
TTTAGATGTGTTGCGTCAGCCTTCTCTTCATAAATTAAACCTATTTGTCTAAAATAAattagcattattttttttgaataaattaacaAATCAGTACGCACTACGTTATGATTTTgtaaatatcaaataaatattatatagcttaaaaaaaatttcatctgATTCCTTAATTTTACAGGAGGCGTATTATACTTTGCAAATAACTGTTTTTATAACTCTGAAATATCCATCTCATGTTATACTTACACAAACGCCCTCCAAATTATTTGGAACTGTAACTCACTTGTTCTCGCCCATAACTCAAGACATTAACTACATCGCTCCAgcttgagttatgcccgagaaccagcgagttaaaAGTACAGctcaaaaaactaatttaatccacctatgtggtcaATGCTTTCCTCATTCCTAACCACATCGTTCACATGAAAGTTCTGGacatatttttagaatattttattaGTCTTACCTAAATGAGGGTGTGAGTGGTTGAAAAAATGTCACattattttctttgaaaaattgtaagGCATTTTTGTATGCACtgctaccaaaattgtatggatgctaatttttaaaaattacagaCGTTACGAAAAATAACTGGTGGCAACAGCGTAATGCACGCCGGACATGTTGGTCGATCtcctcattttaaaatttatcacaGTTCACTAACTTAAGCTCCCACGCGCGTTGCGTGACACTTTTCAACCCCAAACTTTGCAACTAATTCCGGGCTCCCTATTATATCTTTTCTCAAGGAACTGCATCACAATTCGGATATCACTTTCACTCATGCCTCTAAAGTCTTCCGCACCGATTGAAAACGTGTCCGTAAGGGTTCGATTGTATTTGCCAACTCTTCCTCCGTTACCGTTTCCGTTGCCATTTCCGTTACCCCCTCCGTTATTTCCTCCATTGCCGTTGTTGCCGTTATTTCCGTTGTTGCCGTTATTTCCATTGTTGCCATTATTtccgttattattattattattgttgttgttattgtttgtATTGTTATTGGTGTTAGTGTTTGTGTTCATGTTCATATTCATGTTTGTATTTGTATTCGTATTAGTATTAGTGTTTGTATTGGTGTTGGAATTACTAGCACTAGAACTTCCTGAGCCACTATTGACCAATAAGAATATCAGCGGAATCACCCATGCTGGAATACCGGCAACACTGTTGAGTCCTCCCATTTGGTGCTTCGGTTTGGAGAAGTAATTTGCCGCCAGGGTGCCAAGTGCGACGGCCTTGCCAAGTGCGATCATCTTCATCCCAATTAGCACTTTTAGGGGGATTAATATAAACTGGATCATCAGCGCTGGTAGCAGGAAAATCATAATTGTTTTGATCATTCCAACGATGGCCATCCCGTAGTAGGACAGTTTGTGTTCCAGACCGTTGATGTGTGCTACACGCCGGTCGACGGGCGGAATGCACTGCTGGACCGGTTGCATCGGGAACGAAGCGGGCATGGGCTTTACAGGTTCTAAGGGTTTCACTGGTGCACGGTACGGCAAACGGGTGGTGAAGCGACTAGAATAACATAACCGATTAATTCACAGTTTTTTTCCTTAATCTTCCTTTTATGATACTCACTAATCTTTGTTATAATCACCAAAATTTGCCTTTCTTAATTTTGATGGAGGCTTCGTCACACGTCCCGGAATGTATTCTGGGTACACTTCATGCAGGGCATCCGACACAAAACCATCCTCAATGCTGTTATCAAAATCATTATAATCGAATGATTGTCTCCGTTGGAGGTAATTTGAACTAAACACGTTCTTCACTTGCTCACGAGGTGGCACTGAATAAATCCTCGCAGTTACTGCCGacacaaaaatcaccaaaagcaCGTAAAAATTGGCGGTTCTTCGGCGCACTTTGACTAACATTTTCGTCTCTTCTGGTTGAAATCTTGGCtgaaactaaaatttgatttctgCTGCTCGTTTGCTTATATACGAATTGGTTTGAATTGGATAGGTTTGCTGGTGGCAATGATTGATCCGAGCCGGcgttaaccttcgggaagtcgcgtgttttcgcctttcttacaagtgcccttacaaactgtgtacaaagtacacgtacgcgacctccggtgggttaaatCGAGACGAACGaaggaaaacatgaaaacataaaCGAATCTTTTTGCATTCGTTTTTGGTGAGATGTGGATCTCTGATTAAGACAATATAATTGAATGATTGAAAAATTCTAGACTGTATGATTTGATAACCATTCAAAAGCTCAATTATCCACACGTGCAAATAACAGGTGGTAAAAGCCCAGAATTTGTTCAAATGATTTTCGTCTGGCAAACAGGTGGTTTGCATAATCATGTACGTTTCATGCTTATTATGGTCTAAACTAGTGACTTAGTTCCTTCCGACGGGTGGGCCGTTTGGAATCGAAGAAAATTGAAGCGTGAGATGTTTGGGTGAGCCCAGCCCTTTACCTAACGAGGCGGATAAATTTGATGATTGTGTTGATTTCATGTGTAGGTATGTTGTTCTGTGCTAACTGTGCTACTAGTTCGTAAGGGCACGTATCTGATTGAGTATGTGTTGGAATGTTGAGGACGGatttacccgggcagacggtaataacaaaattaataatatttcaataacaaatcctgttaaaataacaaaaagtgttattattttatcctgaaattcaacatcaagaagaaaaaataataacatgttctgataaaataataagatttggtattgaagtgatattagaCTGAAAATGTTTAGTAACACGCtcataagaggaaatgttatacatttcaaaaactctcataataacaagatttgttattcgtttggtattctgacttagaaataaaattaccataaatcgcacaaatggaaaagtttttaagtgtccataacacaacctgttattattttttcttttgttaaatatgtttagatctttggtatAATTtagtctaatttcgtcggggtcattattttggccatgaaatgggatccttaagctaaaattattctaaaaagttgaaaatttgaaagttgatttttttaattatttaatataccccctaaaggactttgctaaaaatggctagaactatgggataattttgaccattttcgtctGGGTCAttgttttggccatgaaatggggtccttaagctaaaattattctaaaaagttgaaattttgaaagctgatttttttttaattatttgatataccccctaagggactttgctaatattggctagaactaATATTGGctggaactatgggataattttgaccattttcgtcggggtcatttttttagccatgaaatggggtccttaagctaaaattattctaaaaagttgaaattttgaaagttgattttttttaattatttgatatctagattaaattttcaaaacaacctatccctcatgggtttcctatgcagataggaccttttgaaaatttaatctagatatttttttattttttttactatgggataattttgaccatttttgtcggggtcattattttggccatgaaatggggtccttaagttaaaattattctaaaaagttgaaattttgaaagttggctagaactatggaataattttgaccaatttaatcATGGTTATTtatttgaccatgaaatggggtccttaagcttaaattaatctgataaaattaacttttgaaagctgtttttttttcagtttgttatattctctaagggaattgatttatttattgagaatttttgaaatgtgaataacaaaactgttattattttcacagagcgaggaagtcggagctgacgttgaagttcgagctggagtgagacctcggagacggcatcggattcagctaattttcagcaactttcacttggtgtcggaatctgtgaagtcgggtatttttggaaagctgaagtcggcgttgacgtcatatcctgcatccagagtcggagttgtcttcaaagtatgaattcaaagtcgcttgaaggaacccgactctgcagccctgactagtagtacagaagagttatggcaactgcaggtttatttgcaaatggcaaataaaccaaaacaataactttttttgttatggagacatacaagttcaataacaatttttgttattatgctgctccacatctccgcacaaaataacaaatcttgttattccttcatgattccttctgtgttattggtttgttattgcaataacaacacaataacagtttaagttattcttcgaaccaatctttgttattgatttttgtttttttaacaactaatccgatcatcccaataacatatcttctcacaatatcaaaaactgaccttcccaagttatttccgtctgctcgggtacgtCATTAACATAAGCAACGTCACCGTTTCGTAAGCATTcaaatttaaagcaattttcaaaCTTATGATACCAACTAAAGATTAATTTCCATAGTCaaacattacattttaaaacttattgcAAGATATGAATgctcaaaaataacaaattccgGCTATCATGGATTCTGATTTACAAACTATTTGTCATCAATGATATTAAAATGCATATTCCTAATCaccactttttatttttcatttttataaattttaaaatcgtctTAATTTCGCCTTCATCCATATGCTCCAAATCTTCCGTTTTGAATGGATAGTAAAAACGATTTTCCACTTCGTTGTTCATCCCGTTGGTTCCATTATCCTGACCATCAGTATCTTCCCCGTTTTCATCCCGGTTCGATTTGTTCATATATTTCCACAGGAATGTCCCCAGCAAAAGTGTGTTGGCAAATGCCATCGATTTAAGGCCCATCAGCACCTTCAGTGGGACCAGAATTAGTTGAAGTAGCAGAATTGGCAGCCCAATAACGGCCAAAATTGTGAGCAAGTACTTGATGAACTGAGCCACTGAACCAACACTGGACCACGTGTGATCGGATATGGATATACTTTGGACGGCAGGAATTTCCGATTTGCACTGTTGTTTGGCTGGAGTTGCAACTTCACCATAACTGGGGAcgaaacttagaaaaaaaagttacttatttAACACACTTAAATTCCCAATTCATACTCACTCGTCGTTTTTGTAATCATCGTAACCGTAATAATTTATGTTTCTCTTATTTCTTGCATCGATTGGATCTACATTTGATACAGCATTTACACTATTTGCTCGAATGGCATCGTACACCGAAGAAAGAACTAAATTTCTATCGATATTCAGCACAACAGGTGGGAAGTCCGCATAAACCGCACAAATCAACATTATTACCAAAATTGCACTCATTGACTTGCTTTGTTTCGTTCACAAAAAAGACTAAAAGCTGTCGATGAATGATCTTTCTTTATATAGACATCAAAGATTTATAGAACGCACCATCTGTTGGTTGTTCTAAGCGGATTAATCATAATCCGTAGAACTTGCACTCATATTTGCTCGCAGCAAACCCGAAATTCAACGACCAGCTACCACCGTTCAAAGAGTGTACGATACTCGGCCCAGTTAAGACCTCCATGCTGAGTAAAACGGTGTCTCGTCTCTTTCGATCACACCGTTGAATTTGCTGCTCAACAGGCCTCTAAACAAGAATGAGAATGATCTGCACAGATCAGCGGGAACGGAAAAGCCAATTAATCGATCGACAAACATGAGAGCAAGTGAAGATTTTAAAAGACAGCATGTAGACAATCGTTCCGGAAGTCAACGCAACGGTTGTTGATTATTCAAATAGAGAAATAAAGAGGTACTTTTCGCACCTGAAATGATGAAAACATGCAAGGGCAGTAGCGCAGGGCGATTACTAACCTAGAAAATTGTTTATGAATTAAGCTCACATTCCCTTGCCAAGCCCCCCGTTTAAGTTTTGCGCGCCAAAAACGATGGCGCTCGGCAGACTTTGGCTGGCTGGCACATGTTTGgcgtcggttttttttttcccaCCGTGAAACCGTTTAGACCTTGTATTCTTTCTTGATAGGCGAACCGAGATGAACAAGCATCGCGTCTGGCAATCGTAGACACGTGCCGGTCGATGCTTTTTCATAAATAACATTTGGGAAACTCTGGCCGATCCGGTGTCGCAACGATCGTGTTGTCGGAAATTGTGTTTATCGATTTTTGGGGTTTCCCAAAAACCGCCAATGTTGTTTGCATTAAGCAGGGATAATAATTGACTGTTCATggattaatatattttttgcaattccgtcgtgaaactacttaccaCGGGTCCCCcagagaccgttattatgaaaaaaaaatttccacccaaaccaatgattggacattgttcctgggaccattctgcacctctggaacgagtttcaaaatatttgccggcagaaatttcgaatacggtcagttttagtgttttgagtagaaattaaggggaaatcgcatgtaaaatgcgtaggaaaagttCAAAGCTTCGATGTTTTAACTCTAAAACGTTACTGGTCATAGTTTTAAGTTGTTCTTACacgtagcagaatgatataaaacgatttaccggattgacttagccggattaagcctaagtaAAGTGACTTAAGTCtataatttacaagtttatacataAATATCTAATAAAAACTCCTATATTAGGCAATTTCAAGTCAAGGAAAGCTAGATTGCACAAAACTAacataaaatggggtgactttgagccaaggggtgactttGTACCAACAAACGACTAAAGATTGTTTTGATAAACTTGATTTTTATGTTAATTAATATATACAAATTTAGTATATAgattaatttggtctatttatgttcccacataaacaatttgatgatattgctacgcAAATCTGCTAATTCGATTTAAATAAGGCCTGTTGATTTAAAGTCACCTTGaagtgacaaatttgaaaaacatgtgCAAATTTTTCTTAATCAATTCATACTGAATCTAAATGTtgctgttgttgattttattaggggaattttaaccctatgggtcattcgctcccgttgaatctaaataaaacaatcaaaatataagGGCAACAACTTTTGTAACGTGGCAAATTTGTGGTATTGCAACATAAATTgtccttttttgttttggaactTTTACAACTTTGAAACAGACGAATGAAATCCAGAGAGTACTTCAGCTATCATTTAGCCCatacttttttgttgttctgtgtaATGATTGTTATTAGAAAAAGTTCTACGTCACAACTTCCTATAGGATTAACATTTCCAACcagttatgaattttaaaaaagtttgacaTAATAAAATATAAGTACTCTCTGGATTTCATTCGTCTGTTTCAAAGTtgtaaaagtttcaaaacaaaaaaggacaATTTATGTTGCAATACCACAAATTTGCCACGTTACAAATGTTGTTGCCcttatattttgattgttttatttagaTTCAGTATGAATTGATTAAGAAAAATTTGcacatgtttttcaaatttgtcacttCAAGGTGACTTTAAATCAACAGGCCTTATTTAAATCGAATTAGCAGATTTgcgtagcaatatcatcaaattgtttatgtgggaacataaatagaccaaattaatcTATATACTAAATTTGTATATattaattaacataaaattcaagtttATCAAAACAATCTTTAGTCGTTTGTTGGTACaaagtcaccccttggctcaaagtcaccccattttatgtTAGTTTTGTGCAATCTAGCTTTCCTTGACTTGAAATTGCCTAATATAGGAGTTTTTATTAGATATTtatgtataaacttgtaaattatagacttaagtcacttaacttaggcttaatccggctaagtcagtccggtaaatcgttttatatcattctgctacgtGTAAGAACAACTTAAAACTATGACCAGTAACGTTTTAGAGTTAAAACATCGAAGCTTTGaacttttcctacgcattttacatgcgatttccccttaatttctactcaaaacactaaaactgaccgtattcgaaatttctgccggcaaatattttgaaactcggcccagaggtgcagaatggtcccaggaacaatgtccaatcattggtttgggtggaaatttttttttttcataataacggtctctgGGGGACCCGtgtacttttcctgtcattcttgaacgacgaaataacctacttttctgtaccaaaaataacagaatcgaatagcaacacttttgaaaataaatgctgaaaagttgaacttttcagcacttgtttcgaaaagtaacacttttcaacatttttttgatttaaacgatttattaacaaaatacatgaaaattcgacttaaaatttcactcaatgggtgtttttcgaaattgcaaaaaatgttgtatggaactcgttgcaaaacttgattttttcagcactcgtcgtacttggattatgtacgactcgtgctgaaaaaatcccctttttgcaacttgttgcataaactactattaatcaCGGTTGAATGCGCGGTTTATGTTCAGGATTGATACAatattattttgtggtattttaAGTTAGGTATTTGTagtgttattaaacattaagTATTCATTTTTTGTTTCTGAGTTATATTATTGTCAAAGCATTAAGAAAGTTTGAACTattcaaatacattttttaatctttttgaaGGTCCAAtaagtaaaaataaacaatgaGCTTTTATATCATTTGCTTATTGGACCAAAAAGCTaatgatttttctattttattttaatcctGTTCCAATCACTTTGGATCTTACCTAGATGATCATATCGCAAACCAACtccttatttttgaataatgccattatttttttctaggatGCTGGTATGGATCAATATTGGTTACAAAAGCGTGTTCATCACCTCATTTCGGTGCCTTCAGGGGAGCAGGATGAGTTGAGATTCTCTTCACAAGGTTTGTATTGAAAAGATCCGATAGAACTGTTGGGGGTATACACGTGTTTAgatatagaaaataaaaataatttctttgtCTGATGGGTTATTATTTAATCGTTGGGATCATATACGGTCATGGAATTTCAGTCTACATCTTACGATCAGTAtccgcagaacaaatttgagACTGTTTCATCCAACAGTTTAAATgagttaatatttgaaaaaaaatcggccgatttcgtacaCAACTGCTGAAGtcgaaatgatttaaaatataccttcgttttttgcttttgttgatttttttaaaatgtgtttacttTCAGACCATTAGGACTGTTTCGACTCTACTTGCTTTTATTGATGTTTAGCAAGAAATACTTATTATGAAGTTTTAGtgtaaacattcaaaatgtctGTTTTGCCTAATTTTAAACAGAGGGTCTATTAGTGTACatgccatacaaaaaaaactgaagttttgtgcaaattagtattttttcacaaattttttaaaagatttctcAGTGGTGTGGCAGTATATCTACAAATATTTCACAAGCTTGctgttttatgtaattttaggAACTTTCAAGCAACCGTTTGTCCgaatgaaatagtagtttatgcaacaagttgcaaaaagaggattttttcagcacgagtcgtacatttatccaacgaggttcaccgagttggataaatacgacgagtgctgaaaaatcaagttttgcaacgagttccatacaacattttttgcaattccgaaaaacacccattgagtgtaattttacgtcaaattttcatgtattttgtcaataaatcgtttaaataaaaaaaatgttgaaaagtgttacttttcaaaacaagtgctgaaaagttcaacttttcagcacccatttcagtgctgaaaagtagaacttttcagcatttattttgaaaagtgttgctattcgattctgttatttttggtacagaaaagtaggctatttcgtcgttcaagaatgacaggaaaagtaagtagtttcacgacggaattgcaaaaatgtgattaaatgattttttttataatataaaacaatttttatattagtgGTGTACAAGTTCTTGAAGctcatttgtttaaattttcctAAAACTGGTTTTAAGAAAGTTCAAACAACTAttattaaaatcatgttttttttctaaatgtatCATCATCTTTTTTCCAccgaaaattcaaacataataGAAATTTAAACTCGaaggagcaactctctacgatatcggccgatttcgacaatttttttttctatattttttttatttggctcaaactttgtggggccttccttatgatcaatgaagctattttgtgtcattggttcacccatacaagtctccatacaaaaatggtacgtaaatattcaaacagctgtaacttttgtgtgaatgttctgatcaatttggtgtcttcggcaaagttgtaggtgttgttgatctgccgattttttttaatcaatttcccaaaatatatcaaacgtattttttattttcgagatttgttgatacctttgaaagaaatgtgtgttaagggacaaaaacccgcaacttttgagccatagagaagtatggtcaaaaaatctgccaccgagttataaaatttggaaaaaatagtgatttttggaaaaaaaaaatttaatccaaataaaattttgacctatttttttatttgcaatcgaaaagtacctgacagatttttcgaataagggtcccgttttcaagatattgccaccgaaagtttgatttcagtgaaatatttgcagtttttcgattttttaaaatagtgaccatgagtgacaatttctgaaaatattatttaaaataatatcaaaaaaaagtgctataaaattgtcttaagagacattgaaaattggccctctggttactgagatacagaggcttaaagaaaaagaaacaggaaaattttagttttctaaatctcacccaaacaacccataattttctaatgtcaatatctcagcaactaatagtccgattttcaatgttaaaacataaaacagtcgtttttgactttttcggaaacaatattttatttttttaaatcaagactatcatttcaaaagggcgtaatattgaatgtttggcccttttaaaatgttagttttgattcaaaaattataaaggtgttgttttcgaaaagatcgaaaaatttaactactgtttaatgttttaacatttaaaatcggactattagttgctgagatattgacattagaaaatggtgggttgtttgggtgagacttagaaagctgcaattttcctgtttcttttactttaagcctctgtatctcagcaaccagaggtccaatcttcaatgtctcttagacaattaaatagcaaattttctgaatttaaaaaaaaatattttcagaaatggtcactcatggtcactatttttaaaaatctaaaaattgcgaatatttcgctgaaatcaaactttcggtggctatttcttgaaaactgggccctttatcgaaaaatctgtgaagtaatattcgattgcaaattcaattttacataaaaaattaggtcaaaatttgttttggattaaatttcgattttcataactcggcggcagattttttgaccaaacTTCTTTATAGgtctataggtcaaaagtttttgtcccctaaaacataaaaaaatctcgaaaataaaaaaatacttattttgggaaattgagtttttaggAAGAAAAAGTTAATAAAGAAAATCAGCAGATTTTTAAGAAGGGTAATCAGCGTAATCTCGTTCAGAAATGTGAAAATCGTcacattttttgttgattttatttatcGCACCGTCCTTGGTTAAATACATTGAATAACGGCCAAATCAAGCACGGTGTGCAAAGTACGCAGCCTTTTTCATTGTAGTAGACCGCAGCCCGAACTCATACCACTCTTGGGGTCATTCAAACATTACGTGAAAACGTTGAGAcagttttaatcaaaattttcattatcATCAATGCAACGTTTTTAACAAGCATAATGGGCACAAAAAGTGCATTGCTTAAAATTTTGGttcttaaatttttgcaaaattattcGTTCCGTAATTTCCGATCTGTTCATCTGTCAAAATGTGACGTTCGCCGTGTTTATGTGTGGGTGAAGTGAACAGCAAACTTCAGTCATCAGGTTCGGTGCGCTGCTGAGAGCGTTTTTCGAGCTGCGATTCGCGGTCGTTCGTTGAtgagaaaaaagaaattttc
Coding sequences:
- the LOC120428399 gene encoding uncharacterized protein LOC120428399 translates to MITKTTSDYGEVATPAKQQCKSEIPAVQSISISDHTWSSVGSVAQFIKYLLTILAVIGLPILLLQLILVPLKVLMGLKSMAFANTLLLGTFLWKYMNKSNRDENGEDTDGQDNGTNGMNNEVENRFYYPFKTEDLEHMDEGEIKTILKFIKMKNKKFQPEETKMLVKVRRRTANFYVLLVIFVSAVTARIYSVPPREQVKNVFSSNYLQRRQSFDYNDFDNSIEDGFVSDALHEVYPEYIPGRVTKPPSKLRKANFGDYNKDYRFTTRLPYRAPVKPLEPVKPMPASFPMQPVQQCIPPVDRRVAHINGLEHKLSYYGMAIVGMIKTIMIFLLPALMIQFILIPLKVLIGMKMIALGKAVALGTLAANYFSKPKHQMGGLNSVAGIPAWVIPLIFLLVNSGSGSSSASNSNTNTNTNTNTNTNTNMNMNMNTNTNTNNNTNNNNNNNNNNNGNNGNNGNNGNNGNNGNNGNGGNNGGGNGNGNGNGNGGRVGKYNRTLTDTFSIGAEDFRGMSESDIRIVMQFLEKRYNREPGISCKVWG